The following proteins are encoded in a genomic region of Candidatus Campbellbacteria bacterium:
- the obgE gene encoding GTPase ObgE: MPFIDELHLHLTAGRGGDGVVRWLHLKGKDLSGAAGGNGGRGGDVVVTAIRDITVLLRYNDQKSYEAEDGAAGGSQSKEGRDGKELLFEFPVGTVITNVQTGQRFELLIEGQREIILQGGNGGYGNEHFKGSRNVTPKQSTKGKPGEEADFDIELQLVVDAGLIGLPNAGKSSVLNALTGAHAKVGSYAFTTLNPNLGALYGFVLADIPGLIEGAAEGKGLGHTFLRHIKRTKTLIHCISCEHEDPTVAYKTIRAELSKYSKDLAEKPEVILFTKRDLLDEKALATRIKDFAKATKILAKNIVTVSVYDDASLKVLGDTLVKVLRKK, from the coding sequence ATGCCCTTCATTGATGAACTACACTTACATTTGACTGCGGGTCGCGGAGGCGACGGTGTGGTGCGTTGGTTGCATCTCAAAGGGAAAGATTTGTCTGGTGCCGCTGGAGGTAATGGTGGCCGTGGAGGTGATGTTGTCGTTACTGCGATTCGAGACATTACTGTACTCCTTCGCTACAATGACCAAAAAAGTTATGAAGCAGAAGATGGTGCGGCTGGAGGTAGTCAAAGCAAAGAGGGAAGAGATGGTAAGGAATTACTTTTTGAATTTCCTGTTGGAACGGTGATTACCAACGTGCAGACAGGGCAACGTTTTGAACTTTTGATTGAGGGACAGAGGGAAATTATTCTCCAAGGTGGTAACGGTGGGTATGGCAATGAACACTTCAAAGGTTCTCGAAACGTTACACCAAAACAATCAACAAAAGGAAAACCTGGTGAAGAGGCTGATTTTGATATTGAACTGCAACTTGTTGTTGATGCAGGTCTCATTGGCCTTCCAAACGCTGGAAAATCGAGCGTGTTGAATGCACTGACGGGTGCGCACGCTAAAGTGGGTTCGTATGCGTTTACCACACTCAATCCAAATCTCGGCGCATTGTACGGATTTGTGCTCGCCGACATTCCGGGGTTGATTGAGGGCGCCGCAGAAGGAAAAGGGCTCGGTCACACCTTTCTTCGTCACATTAAACGAACAAAGACACTCATCCACTGTATTTCGTGTGAACACGAGGACCCCACGGTTGCATACAAAACCATTCGCGCAGAACTTTCAAAATACTCCAAAGATTTGGCAGAAAAACCCGAAGTAATTCTGTTTACAAAACGAGACCTTCTTGATGAAAAAGCACTCGCAACACGCATAAAAGATTTTGCTAAAGCAACAAAAATTCTTGCAAAGAATATCGTAACGGTTTCCGTCTACGATGACGCCTCTTTGAAAGTGTTGGGCGATACCCTTGTGAAGGTCTTAAGAAAAAAATAA
- a CDS encoding MYG1 family protein, whose protein sequence is MTKIRIVTHSGGFHADDVFGVAALRLLLAGQEIEVLRSRDPEIIRSGDYVLDAGFVYDESKNRFDHHQEGGAGKRNNGIPYASFGLIWKKFGKEIIGSQTDADAVDEYIIEPIDAYDNGVELFFKNDQYKKSPFLIQSVIAFLEPARGEALTRDEAFMEAVAIAGRILERVIVHVKSDAETKQFIHTQYEASKNKTIIVFPEGEIISRTLIANVLGEYQEPIYFVRTHEDGTWQVVGVSIEPFSFAVRKSLPVAWQGKKGDELASITGVTDAFFCHRAGFMAVTKTKEGAIALAELALTN, encoded by the coding sequence ATGACTAAGATTCGGATTGTTACACACAGTGGAGGATTTCATGCCGATGATGTATTTGGAGTTGCCGCATTGCGGTTGTTACTTGCCGGACAGGAAATTGAAGTGCTACGGAGTCGAGACCCTGAAATTATTAGGAGCGGTGACTATGTTCTTGACGCTGGTTTTGTATATGACGAGTCAAAAAATAGGTTTGATCACCACCAAGAGGGCGGGGCAGGAAAGCGTAACAATGGTATTCCATATGCCTCATTTGGTCTCATTTGGAAAAAGTTTGGAAAGGAAATTATTGGTTCTCAAACAGATGCAGATGCTGTCGACGAATATATTATTGAACCCATAGACGCATATGACAACGGTGTTGAGTTGTTTTTTAAGAATGATCAATATAAAAAGTCACCGTTTCTCATTCAGTCAGTAATCGCTTTTCTTGAACCGGCCCGCGGTGAAGCATTAACACGTGACGAGGCTTTTATGGAAGCAGTTGCGATTGCTGGACGGATTCTTGAACGAGTTATTGTTCATGTAAAAAGTGATGCTGAAACAAAACAATTTATACACACACAGTATGAAGCATCTAAAAATAAAACCATCATTGTCTTTCCAGAGGGAGAAATTATTTCACGCACCCTCATTGCTAATGTGCTTGGTGAATATCAAGAGCCTATTTATTTTGTTCGGACTCACGAGGACGGGACTTGGCAAGTTGTGGGAGTTTCTATTGAGCCTTTCTCATTCGCAGTACGAAAATCACTGCCTGTTGCGTGGCAGGGAAAGAAAGGTGATGAACTTGCGTCAATAACTGGTGTTACAGACGCTTTCTTCTGCCACCGTGCTGGATTTATGGCAGTTACAAAAACAAAGGAAGGGGCTATTGCACTAGCTGAATTAGCTCTTACAAACTAA
- a CDS encoding phage holin family protein — MNILYKIILTALAVLGASYLIPGIVVESFYVALIVAVVLAVLNLIVKPIIILLTLPINIITLGFFTLVINAGLFWLAAYFVDGFLVERFIDAFIGALLVSVVVWVGHKFLPDND; from the coding sequence ATGAATATTCTGTACAAAATAATTTTAACAGCCCTTGCGGTTCTCGGTGCCTCGTATCTTATCCCAGGCATTGTTGTTGAAAGTTTCTATGTCGCTCTCATTGTTGCTGTCGTGCTTGCAGTACTCAACCTTATTGTGAAGCCAATCATTATTTTATTGACGCTTCCAATCAACATCATTACACTCGGATTTTTCACACTTGTTATTAATGCGGGGCTATTCTGGTTGGCAGCATACTTTGTTGACGGATTTCTCGTAGAAAGATTTATAGACGCCTTTATTGGCGCACTTCTTGTTTCGGTTGTGGTGTGGGTAGGGCACAAATTTCTTCCTGACAATGACTAA
- a CDS encoding VTT domain-containing protein, protein MLDNLLSFAQALFVSIGPWGVLALGFLQEIIPPIPSTLVTVSAGFFFLEGTALSTAAFLKLFLYVGLPIAVGLSFGSLIIYGIVYWGGKPIVVKYGKYMGVSWDEVEKMRLYMEGHTWDDVLLFAARSFPLTPSVAINVFCGLVRWRPLPFFLHTFFGTIVRSMWSGFIGWQFGNFYLGYSTVVEGAQNTILIACALALVVFLYYHKKKKKKQHDIVIEEVVVE, encoded by the coding sequence ATGTTAGATAACCTTCTTTCATTTGCTCAAGCACTTTTTGTTTCCATTGGTCCGTGGGGCGTTTTGGCCCTCGGTTTTTTGCAAGAAATTATTCCACCAATTCCTTCAACACTGGTTACGGTGTCAGCGGGTTTCTTTTTTCTTGAAGGAACAGCACTCTCAACGGCTGCATTTTTGAAACTCTTTTTGTATGTCGGGTTACCTATTGCTGTCGGTCTTTCTTTCGGCTCTCTTATTATTTACGGCATTGTGTATTGGGGAGGAAAACCCATTGTGGTGAAATATGGAAAGTACATGGGCGTGTCGTGGGATGAAGTTGAGAAGATGCGTCTGTATATGGAGGGTCACACGTGGGATGATGTGCTTCTCTTTGCCGCACGATCATTTCCACTTACACCAAGTGTGGCAATCAATGTGTTTTGTGGTCTTGTTCGTTGGCGTCCACTACCATTTTTTCTCCACACCTTTTTTGGCACCATTGTTCGTTCAATGTGGTCAGGATTTATTGGGTGGCAATTTGGTAATTTCTATCTCGGGTATTCAACAGTAGTAGAGGGCGCACAAAACACTATTCTTATTGCTTGTGCTCTGGCCCTGGTTGTTTTTCTGTATTACCACAAAAAGAAAAAGAAAAAACAGCACGATATTGTCATTGAAGAAGTGGTGGTAGAATAG